In Synechococcus sp. KORDI-100, a single window of DNA contains:
- a CDS encoding dihydroneopterin aldolase, translated as MDAIHVRDLRLWAHVGVLDHERRDGQWFRLDLSLWLDLSQSAADDDLAFSADYSLAIRDLQQLSRSIRCLTIEHFSEQVLNRLESLYGPVPMRVELSKCAAPVPGFSGVVSVERFRHQPPTHADS; from the coding sequence ATGGATGCGATCCATGTGCGAGATCTACGGCTTTGGGCTCACGTTGGGGTCCTGGACCATGAACGGCGCGATGGCCAGTGGTTCCGACTGGATCTGAGCCTCTGGCTGGATCTCAGTCAATCCGCTGCCGATGATGATCTCGCCTTCAGCGCCGACTACAGCCTGGCGATCCGAGATCTGCAGCAGCTTTCGCGGTCGATCCGCTGCCTCACGATCGAGCACTTCAGTGAGCAGGTTCTGAATCGCCTGGAGTCGCTTTACGGACCCGTTCCGATGCGCGTGGAACTGAGCAAATGTGCGGCACCGGTGCCTGGATTCAGCGGCGTGGTGTCTGTCGAACGCTTCCGACATCAGCCTCCAACCCATGCTGATTCATGA
- a CDS encoding glutamate-5-semialdehyde dehydrogenase — protein MSSVPEPSAELLQRAGAVRMAAVSLGQTSDLQRAQALNAMADALAEAAEAIVAANREDLDRSAAEGLAPALMARLKLNETKLAGAIEGVRKVAALPDPLGSRQLHRELDEGLVLERLTVPLGVVGVIFEARPDAVMQIASLAIRSGNGAILKGGSEARCTNEAVMQALQQGLSRSEVSPNALALLTTRQESLALLRLDGLVDLIIPRGSNELVRFIQDNTRIPVLGHADGICHLYVDAAADVGQAVRVAIDSKTQYPAACNAIETLLVHESVAKAFLSAAIPAFAQAGVSLRGDAASQSIGVAEAATEEDWQTEYLDLILAVRVVSDLDVALDHIRRYGSRHTDAIVTGDSAVADRFTSAVDSSGVYLNCSTRFADGFRYGFGAEVGISTQTLPPRGPVGLEGLVTYRYRLRGDGHIAADYAAGTRQFSHRDLPL, from the coding sequence ATGTCGTCCGTCCCAGAGCCTTCGGCGGAACTGTTGCAGAGGGCTGGAGCCGTCCGCATGGCGGCGGTGTCCCTCGGGCAGACCTCGGATCTCCAACGTGCTCAGGCCCTCAACGCCATGGCCGATGCATTGGCCGAAGCTGCGGAGGCGATTGTTGCAGCCAATCGGGAGGATCTGGATCGCTCAGCTGCTGAGGGTCTTGCCCCAGCGTTGATGGCTCGGCTGAAGCTCAACGAAACCAAGCTGGCCGGAGCGATCGAAGGTGTGCGGAAGGTGGCTGCTCTGCCAGACCCCTTGGGCAGTCGGCAGTTGCACCGAGAACTGGATGAGGGCCTGGTGCTGGAGCGGCTCACGGTGCCGCTCGGGGTTGTGGGGGTGATCTTTGAGGCACGCCCGGATGCGGTGATGCAGATCGCTTCCCTGGCGATCCGATCCGGCAATGGCGCCATTCTGAAAGGAGGCAGTGAGGCCCGTTGCACCAATGAAGCGGTGATGCAGGCCCTTCAACAAGGGCTCAGCCGCAGCGAGGTGTCCCCTAACGCGTTGGCATTGCTCACCACACGTCAGGAGAGCCTCGCCCTGTTGCGGCTGGATGGCCTGGTGGATCTGATCATTCCCCGCGGCAGCAACGAGCTGGTGCGCTTCATTCAGGACAACACCCGCATTCCGGTGCTTGGCCATGCCGATGGCATCTGCCATCTCTACGTGGATGCTGCCGCTGATGTGGGGCAGGCCGTACGGGTGGCCATCGACAGCAAGACCCAGTACCCGGCTGCCTGCAACGCCATTGAGACCTTGCTGGTGCACGAGTCGGTCGCCAAGGCCTTCCTCTCGGCAGCGATCCCGGCGTTTGCGCAGGCCGGAGTCAGCCTGCGTGGGGATGCGGCCAGTCAGAGCATTGGTGTTGCGGAAGCTGCCACGGAGGAGGACTGGCAGACGGAATATCTCGATCTGATCCTTGCGGTGCGGGTGGTCTCCGATCTGGACGTCGCCCTTGATCACATCCGCCGCTACGGCTCGCGCCACACCGACGCCATCGTCACCGGCGATTCGGCGGTGGCTGATCGCTTCACGTCCGCCGTCGACAGTTCAGGGGTGTACCTGAACTGTTCGACCCGTTTTGCCGATGGCTTCCGCTACGGCTTCGGAGCGGAGGTGGGCATCAGCACCCAGACCCTGCCGCCCCGCGGTCCCGTCGGTCTGGAGGGACTGGTCACCTACCGCTATCGCCTGCGCGGTGATGGCCACATCGCCGCTGATTACGCCGCTGGAACGCGCCAGTTCAGCCATCGCGATCTGCCGCTCTGA
- a CDS encoding ROK family protein — translation MDQVIGIDLGGTAIKLARFTAEGELLAQLERPTPQPAVPGAVTMALCEAVAELDPGRQAASVGVGLPGPMDAQARVARVCINLPGWEEVPLAEWLEPRLQRRVTLANDGNCAVVGEAWRGAAKGFEDVVLLTLGTGVGGGVLINGALFTGHNGAAAEPGLIGVDPAGPPCNSGNRGSLEQYASITALRRLCDREPRELSEAADAGQSEAIQTWDQYGRQLGVGVSSLVYLFTPQLVLLGGGLAGAAHHFLPAVRREVERRVQAVSREGLRIEACALGNGAGRLGAAKLALQRLGGMMTHD, via the coding sequence ATGGATCAGGTCATCGGGATCGATCTCGGCGGCACGGCGATCAAGTTGGCCCGTTTCACGGCGGAGGGTGAGCTGCTGGCGCAACTGGAGCGGCCCACTCCCCAACCGGCCGTGCCGGGGGCCGTCACGATGGCCCTCTGCGAAGCAGTCGCGGAGCTCGATCCTGGCCGACAGGCCGCGTCGGTTGGTGTCGGTTTGCCGGGGCCCATGGATGCCCAGGCCAGGGTGGCCAGGGTCTGCATCAATCTCCCTGGCTGGGAGGAGGTTCCTCTTGCGGAATGGCTCGAACCCCGTCTGCAGCGGCGCGTCACCCTGGCCAACGACGGCAACTGCGCCGTGGTTGGAGAGGCCTGGCGTGGAGCGGCCAAGGGATTTGAAGATGTGGTGCTGCTGACCCTTGGCACTGGGGTCGGAGGCGGCGTTCTGATCAATGGAGCCTTGTTCACCGGTCACAACGGTGCCGCTGCTGAGCCTGGACTGATTGGGGTGGATCCAGCGGGGCCGCCGTGCAACAGCGGCAATCGAGGCTCTCTCGAGCAATACGCCAGCATCACCGCCCTGCGCCGACTCTGCGACCGGGAACCGCGCGAGCTGAGTGAGGCAGCGGACGCCGGCCAGTCCGAAGCGATCCAAACCTGGGATCAGTACGGCCGTCAGCTGGGCGTGGGCGTGAGCTCGCTTGTTTATCTGTTCACCCCTCAGTTGGTCTTGCTGGGGGGAGGACTGGCCGGAGCCGCTCATCATTTCCTGCCTGCGGTCCGCCGTGAGGTGGAGCGTCGGGTGCAGGCGGTCTCCCGGGAAGGTTTGAGGATCGAGGCCTGTGCTCTCGGCAATGGAGCCGGTCGGCTGGGAGCGGCCAAACTCGCTCTGCAAAGGCTGGGCGGGATGATGACGCATGACTGA